A genomic stretch from Gemmatimonadota bacterium includes:
- the ligD gene encoding non-homologous end-joining DNA ligase produces MAQRKTEKRAAEGSEHLHVDGHDVVITNPDKVLFPQAGHTKLDLVRYYLAVADGALRAAGGRPNMLVRYPNGIDADHFYQKRAPKARPDWVEVVSLRFPSGRSADEVVPRHAATLAWMANLACLELHPHPVRAEDLEHPDELRVDLDPVRGVEWAQVRQVAQITREALADLGLTGWPKTSGSRGVHINVRIARRWSFDQVRRAALALARDVERRAPTLATSAWWKEERQGVFVDYNQNAKDRTVAAAYSVRPRPDARVSAPVTWEELETCDPADFTLATMPARFTQVGDRHAQIDAQADNLDALLELSDRHEREGLGDAPWPPHYRKRSGEPRRVQPSKARRASRHPLIEIGRARRKEDALEGFERWKARHPEVVPHLQPADVLIDAMRGRYSTWTRIRVNLQHVPDGLRPAQEPLDPDEKILESS; encoded by the coding sequence ATGGCGCAGCGCAAGACGGAGAAGCGAGCAGCGGAGGGGTCGGAACACCTCCATGTGGACGGTCACGACGTCGTGATCACGAACCCGGACAAGGTGCTCTTCCCCCAGGCCGGCCACACCAAGCTGGACCTGGTCCGGTACTACCTGGCCGTGGCGGACGGCGCGTTGCGCGCCGCGGGTGGCCGCCCGAACATGCTGGTCCGCTATCCCAACGGCATCGACGCGGACCACTTCTACCAGAAGCGGGCGCCCAAGGCGCGCCCGGACTGGGTGGAGGTGGTCTCCCTGCGCTTCCCGTCTGGCCGGAGCGCGGACGAGGTGGTGCCCCGCCACGCGGCCACCCTGGCCTGGATGGCCAACCTGGCCTGCCTGGAGCTCCACCCCCATCCGGTGCGCGCGGAGGACCTGGAGCATCCCGACGAGCTGCGCGTCGACCTCGATCCCGTGCGCGGCGTGGAGTGGGCGCAGGTGCGACAGGTGGCGCAGATCACGCGGGAGGCGCTCGCGGACCTGGGCCTGACGGGCTGGCCCAAGACCTCCGGCTCGCGCGGCGTCCACATCAACGTCCGCATCGCGCGCCGCTGGAGCTTCGACCAGGTGCGCCGCGCTGCGCTGGCGCTCGCGCGCGACGTGGAGCGCAGGGCACCGACGCTGGCTACCAGCGCCTGGTGGAAGGAGGAGCGCCAGGGCGTCTTCGTCGACTACAACCAGAACGCCAAGGATCGCACGGTCGCCGCCGCCTACTCGGTACGGCCACGGCCGGACGCGCGGGTGTCGGCGCCGGTCACCTGGGAGGAGCTGGAGACGTGCGATCCGGCGGACTTCACGCTGGCCACGATGCCCGCGCGCTTCACGCAGGTGGGGGACCGCCACGCGCAGATCGACGCACAAGCCGACAACCTCGACGCGCTCCTGGAGCTGTCCGACCGCCACGAGCGGGAGGGGCTGGGCGACGCGCCCTGGCCTCCCCACTACCGCAAGCGCAGCGGAGAGCCGCGGCGGGTGCAGCCGTCGAAAGCGCGCCGCGCCTCCCGACATCCCCTGATCGAGATCGGACGCGCGCGCCGCAAGGAGGACGCGCTGGAGGGATTCGAGCGCTGGAAGGCCCGTCATCCGGAGGTCGTGCCGCACCTGCAGCCCGCGGACGTGTTGATCGACGCCATGCGGGGCCGCTACTCCACGTGGACGCGCATCCGGGTCAACCTGCAGCACGTGCCGGACGGGCTACGGCCCGCTCAGGAACCGCTGGACCCCGACGAGAAGATCCTCGAGAGCTCGTAG
- a CDS encoding DUF3618 domain-containing protein produces MADGYDDRSADQIRRDIEGTRADMHETVEALERKLSVGQLVDEVWGRMGGGRSAVAAAGATVRDHPVPLALMGLGIAWLTVERLTGGNSGNHHAVGPGTWERAEGRVGPYRGDAVSHDHDDNDPSALERAKDKAGAALDSARSAWEETRARTHSAADKARERSDSALEGARDRAGSVADAARGGAAHVKAGIHSAAGAVDTARERAGAGWSRARSGARRWNRGLRNAMDEQPLAMGAVAFGLGLASGLSVPTTEWEDRTMGPAADAVKDEAKVAARETVVGVKHAAEDATAAARAEADRQRLGEQIKDSAREVAEEAKAAAQERLHDEGVDREGLKARAQDAAERAKHASRD; encoded by the coding sequence ATGGCTGACGGCTACGACGACCGCAGCGCGGACCAGATCCGACGCGACATCGAAGGCACGCGCGCCGACATGCACGAGACGGTGGAGGCGCTGGAGCGCAAGCTCAGCGTCGGTCAGCTCGTGGACGAGGTGTGGGGGCGCATGGGGGGAGGCCGTTCGGCGGTCGCCGCCGCCGGCGCCACCGTACGCGATCACCCCGTGCCGCTCGCGTTGATGGGGCTGGGGATCGCCTGGCTCACCGTCGAACGCCTCACGGGCGGGAACAGCGGCAACCACCACGCCGTAGGCCCCGGCACCTGGGAGCGTGCGGAAGGACGGGTGGGTCCCTACCGCGGAGACGCCGTCTCGCACGACCACGACGACAATGATCCGTCGGCGCTGGAGCGCGCCAAGGACAAGGCGGGTGCCGCGCTGGATTCCGCGCGCTCGGCGTGGGAAGAGACGCGCGCCCGCACCCACTCCGCGGCGGACAAGGCGCGGGAGCGATCCGACTCCGCGCTCGAGGGCGCTCGCGACCGGGCGGGTTCGGTGGCGGACGCCGCCCGCGGGGGCGCCGCCCACGTGAAGGCCGGGATCCACTCCGCGGCCGGAGCGGTGGACACGGCCCGCGAGCGTGCAGGCGCCGGCTGGAGCCGGGCGCGCAGCGGTGCCCGGCGGTGGAATCGCGGTCTGAGGAACGCGATGGACGAACAACCCCTCGCCATGGGCGCGGTCGCCTTCGGCCTGGGGCTCGCGAGCGGTCTGTCCGTGCCCACCACGGAGTGGGAGGACCGCACGATGGGGCCGGCCGCCGACGCGGTGAAGGACGAGGCCAAGGTCGCGGCGCGCGAAACGGTGGTGGGTGTCAAGCACGCCGCCGAGGATGCGACCGCGGCGGCCCGGGCGGAGGCCGATCGGCAGCGGCTCGGAGAGCAGATCAAGGATTCGGCGCGCGAGGTGGCCGAAGAGGCCAAGGCGGCGGCCCAGGAGCGGCTGCACGACGAGGGCGTCGACCGCGAGGGCCTCAAAGCACGCGCGCAGGATGCGGCCGAACGCGCCAAGCACGCGTCGCGGGACTGA
- a CDS encoding DUF2945 domain-containing protein — MSSISEGDAVRWKWGTGYGHGRVQSVFTRTVHRTLGGSEITRHGSEEDPALYIVNDEEGSHNVLKLASEVEPV; from the coding sequence ATGAGCTCGATCTCGGAAGGGGACGCCGTCCGCTGGAAATGGGGGACGGGATACGGGCATGGACGCGTCCAGTCGGTGTTCACGAGGACGGTGCACCGGACCCTCGGCGGGAGCGAGATCACCCGCCACGGCAGCGAGGAGGACCCGGCCCTCTACATCGTCAACGACGAAGAGGGCTCCCACAACGTCCTGAAGCTCGCCAGCGAGGTGGAGCCCGTCTGA
- a CDS encoding phage holin family protein, with the protein MPDDRSIGDLIKELGGESSRLVREEVRLAKAEMREKVDVYERNLTKLVVGGVLLLGALFVLLVAINRALTALLGQWVAVDVAIWLAPLILAALFALVGAGMVSGARRTMKREGITPKRTVETLREERDWAQQQAREVRNG; encoded by the coding sequence GTGCCCGACGATCGCTCGATCGGGGACCTCATCAAGGAACTGGGCGGGGAGAGCTCCCGCCTGGTCCGCGAGGAGGTGCGGCTGGCCAAGGCGGAGATGCGCGAGAAGGTGGACGTCTACGAGCGCAACCTGACCAAGCTCGTGGTCGGTGGCGTGCTGCTCCTCGGGGCGCTGTTCGTCCTGCTGGTGGCGATCAACCGGGCGCTCACGGCCCTCCTGGGGCAGTGGGTGGCGGTGGACGTGGCCATCTGGTTGGCACCGTTGATCCTGGCCGCGCTGTTCGCGCTGGTGGGAGCGGGCATGGTGTCCGGTGCGCGCCGCACCATGAAGCGCGAGGGGATCACGCCGAAACGAACTGTGGAGACGCTCCGTGAGGAGCGGGATTGGGCCCAACAGCAGGCCCGGGAGGTGCGAAATGGCTGA